The Lactuca sativa cultivar Salinas chromosome 2, Lsat_Salinas_v11, whole genome shotgun sequence genome includes a window with the following:
- the LOC111918922 gene encoding uncharacterized protein LOC111918922 → MANTPFLLESTFNLNPLLQQTFHFPPLRSPLIKFSSGDNNAFKSNYTPYKMIRHYPKIRTKRFFIIPKPKGENGIGGNSIREVNDLKASGVNEVIWRSIKNVVKALQKPVTTGVLLGLLLLYDHHHGCVALAASGGVGPAFGVRAAVGHDLGFCAIMMIFAVLAYRILTINNKISVLKLQVGLSDTGKALQTDLNRIAQIKDHNLVFQIYNTYDREDLSYILQETTLALLQHPEYCISGYSSASTSPVHNGRSVEEVENLFDQLSIEEGVNFMWIP, encoded by the exons ATGGCGAACACACCATTCCTGCTAGAATCCACTTTCAATCTCAACCCTTTGCTCCAACAGACCTTCCATTTCCCCCCACTTCGCTCTCCCCTAATCAAATTCTCATCTGGCGACAATAATGCTTTCAAATCAAACTACACTCCTTACAAGATGATCAGACATTACCCCAAAATAAGAACTAAACGCTTCTTTATTATCCCCAAGCCCAAAGGGGAAAACGGCATTGGTGGAAACAGTATTCGGGAGGTTAACGACTTGAAAGCGAGTGGTGTAAATGAAGTGATTTGGAGATCAATAAAAAATGTCGTGAAGGCCTTACAAAAACCGGTCACAACTGGAGTTTTGTTGGGTTTGTTGTTGCTTTACGATCATCACCATGGCTGCGTTGCGTTGGCTGCTTCCGGTGGAGTTGGGCCAGCGTTTGGAGTTAGGGCAGCGGTTGGACATGACTTAGGTTTTTGCGCGATCATGATGATATTTGCGGTGCTGGCTTACCGAATTCTGACTATTAACAATAAAATAAGTGTTCTTAAGCTTCAG GTTGGATTGTCGGATACGGGTAAAGCACTGCAAACGGATCTCAATCGGATTGCACAGATAAAGGATCACAATCTGGTTTTTCAGATATATAATACATACGATCGTGAGGATTTGAGCTACATATTACAAG AGACAACACTAGCTCTACTTCAGCATCCTGAATATTGCATCTCTGGTTATTCCTCTGCATCAACTTCACCT GTGCATAATGGGAGGAGTGTAGAGGAAGTTGAgaacctatttgatcaactttcCATTGAAGAAGGGGTAAATTTCATGTGGATACCCTAG
- the LOC111918876 gene encoding uncharacterized protein LOC111918876: MANVAFQLQPNFNFNPLFQQTFRSPPLRSLPIKLSFAFKLNYSSYKMIRYSPKLRVECFFMSPKPKGENVIGGIGSLEDNDHNHSCTALAASSGVGSTVGLQPSVGDELGFGASMMMLGSILTVVAFCLVVFNTERKSVLKLQVGLSGTSRSLQKDLNRIAKTANRYSPEGLSSVGLSYLLQETTLALLRHPDFCISGYSSVYTKRSINEVENQFNQLCIEERGKFAVETLVKINNIGKQHATTQIYKDFRNEYIVITIIVAAEGGYNLPTINSSAKLKEALIKLATIPSSRIKALVVLLTPPNENDAVTEQKFLEDYSLLHPL, encoded by the exons ATGGCGAATGTAGCTTTCCAACTACAACCCAATTTCAATTTCAACCCTTTGTTCCAACAGACATTCCGTTCACCTCCACTTCGCTCTTTACCAATCAAGTTGTCTTTTGCTTTCAAATTGAACTACTCTTCTTACAAGATGATCAGATATTCCCCCAAATTGAGAgttgaatgcttctttatgagCCCTAAGCCTAAAGGGGAAAATGTAATCGGGGGAATTGGAAGCCTGGAAGATAACGATCATAACCATAGTTGCACTGCATTGGCTGCATCCAGTGGAGTTGGGTCAACGGTTGGACTTCAACCATCGGTTGGAGATGAATTAGGTTTTGGCGCCTCCATGATGATGTTGGGTTCCATTCTTACGGTGGTGGCCTTCTGCTTAGTGGTTTTTAATACCGAGAGAAAAAGTGTTCTGAAGCTTCAG GTTGGATTGTCGGGTACTAGTAGATCACTGCAAAAGGATCTCAATCGGATTGCTAAGACAGCTAATAGATACAGCCCGGAGGGCTTGAGCTCCGTAGGCTTGAGCTATTTATTACAAG agaCAACACTAGCTCTACTTCGACATCCTGATTTTTGCATCTCTGGTTATTCCTCT gtGTATACGAAAAGGAGCATAAACGAAGTTGAGAACCAATTTAATCAACTTTGTATTGAAGAAAGGGGTAAATTTGCTGTGGAGACATTAGTCAAAATCAACAACATCGGAAAGCAACATGCAACAACTCAAATATATAAAGACTTCCGTAACGAGTATATTGTG ATTACGATCATTGTGGCTGCTGAAGGCGGATATAACCTGCCGACTATAAACAGCAGTGCAAAATTAAAGGAAGCATTGATAAAACTGGCGACTATTCCTTCAAGCAGAATTAAG GCACTGGTGGTGCTTTTGACACCACCAAATGAAAATGATGCTGTTACAGAACAAAAATTTCTTGAAGATTATTCGCTGTTGCATCCTCTATAG